The proteins below are encoded in one region of Juglans microcarpa x Juglans regia isolate MS1-56 chromosome 4D, Jm3101_v1.0, whole genome shotgun sequence:
- the LOC121261457 gene encoding guanosine deaminase isoform X2 translates to MMEAKDGTLAVASAFTGYQEAVQDRDHKFLSKAVEEAYKGVECGDGGPFGAVVVHNDEIVVSCHNMVLRNTDPTAHAEVTAIREACKKMNQIELSDCEIYTSCEPCPMCFGAIHLSRIKRLVYGAEAEAAIAIGFDDFIADALRGTGFYQKSHLEIKKADGNGAVIAEQVFEKTKAKFTMY, encoded by the exons A TGATGGAAGCTAAAGATGGAACACTTGCAGTGGCTTCTGCTTTTACTGGCTATCAAGAAG CTGTACAGGATAGAGACCACAAGTTCTTAAGCAAAGCAGTTGAAGAAGCATATAAAGGGGTTGAATGTGGAGATGGAGGCCCATTTGGTGCAGTTGTTGTTCACAATGATGAGATAGTCGTAAGCTGTCACAACATGGTTTTAAGAAACACTGACCCAACTGCACATGCTGAGGTTACTGCAATAAGAGAG GCCTGTAAAAAGATGAATCAAATTGAGCTCTCAGACTGTGAGATATATACTTCTTGTGAGCCTTGTCCAATGTGCTTTGGTGCTATCCATCTTTCAAGAATCAAG AGATTGGTTTATGGAGCCGAAGCTGAAGCAGCTATCGCAATAGGGTTTGATGATTTCATTGCAGATGCATTAAGGGGCACAGGATTTTATCAGAAGTCTCACCTGGAGATCAAAAAGGCCGATGGTAATGGAGCCGTCATAGCAGAACAAGTATTTGAGAAGACAAAAGCTAAGTTCACCATGTACTGA
- the LOC121261457 gene encoding guanosine deaminase isoform X1 — translation MEEANVMEAKDGTLAVASAFTGYQEAVQDRDHKFLSKAVEEAYKGVECGDGGPFGAVVVHNDEIVVSCHNMVLRNTDPTAHAEVTAIREACKKMNQIELSDCEIYTSCEPCPMCFGAIHLSRIKRLVYGAEAEAAIAIGFDDFIADALRGTGFYQKSHLEIKKADGNGAVIAEQVFEKTKAKFTMY, via the exons ATGGAGGAGGCTAATG TGATGGAAGCTAAAGATGGAACACTTGCAGTGGCTTCTGCTTTTACTGGCTATCAAGAAG CTGTACAGGATAGAGACCACAAGTTCTTAAGCAAAGCAGTTGAAGAAGCATATAAAGGGGTTGAATGTGGAGATGGAGGCCCATTTGGTGCAGTTGTTGTTCACAATGATGAGATAGTCGTAAGCTGTCACAACATGGTTTTAAGAAACACTGACCCAACTGCACATGCTGAGGTTACTGCAATAAGAGAG GCCTGTAAAAAGATGAATCAAATTGAGCTCTCAGACTGTGAGATATATACTTCTTGTGAGCCTTGTCCAATGTGCTTTGGTGCTATCCATCTTTCAAGAATCAAG AGATTGGTTTATGGAGCCGAAGCTGAAGCAGCTATCGCAATAGGGTTTGATGATTTCATTGCAGATGCATTAAGGGGCACAGGATTTTATCAGAAGTCTCACCTGGAGATCAAAAAGGCCGATGGTAATGGAGCCGTCATAGCAGAACAAGTATTTGAGAAGACAAAAGCTAAGTTCACCATGTACTGA
- the LOC121261455 gene encoding LOW QUALITY PROTEIN: probable transcription factor At3g04930 (The sequence of the model RefSeq protein was modified relative to this genomic sequence to represent the inferred CDS: inserted 3 bases in 2 codons), which produces MASEQDDTVFPEEDHDDDDDDEEEVLSEEEEDDDDEEDDVIPDPGYDDVINSASLPSPLPXADAVTVTVALPASSVPNGRTSVATTTTIVASSSTPSPKRHCADREDKKPQPLDDSRRLFQRLWTDEDEIELLQGFLDYTTSRGSTHHNDTAFFYDQIKSKLQLDFNKNQLVEKLRRLKKKYRNVVGKISAGKDFSFKSPHNKATFEISRKIWSNEDHNTGRFAVEDSVFDDEDPNLKNHNFNFNNNEDFAEKKSNSTPRPRKRXRSQSQSAIQSEEKRTSSPADNKSNINDTSNNSNFGGLIEETVRSCLSPLFKELSSNAMGIGGRGIGLGFGGFGMNAMAMNITPLSFGGGGGEGVVDERWRKQQILELEVYSKRLELVQDQIREALGELRSVRR; this is translated from the exons ATGGCCTCCGAACAAGACGACACCGTTTTCCCAGAAGAGGAccacgacgacgacgacgacgacgaagaAGAAGTATtatctgaagaagaagaagacgacgacgacgaaGAAGATGACGTTATCCCCGACCCCGGTTATGATGACGTCATCAACTCCGCCTCCCTTCCATCTCCTCTCCC AGCCGATGCCGTTACCGTTACCGTCGCCCTTCCCGCCTCGTCGGTCCCTAACGGCAGAACCTCGgtcgccaccaccaccaccatcgtCGCCTCCTCCTCTACCCCTTCTCCTAAACGACACTGTGCCGATCGCGAAGATAAGAAGCCCCAGCCCCTCGACGATTCCCGCAGGCTATTCCAGCGGCTGTGGACGGATGAGGACGAGATCGAGCTACTCCAAGGCTTCCTCGACTATACGACGTCGCGTGGCTCCACTCACCACAACGACACCGCTTTTTTCTACGACCAGATCAAGTCCAAGCTCCAGCTCGACTTCAACAAGAACCAGCTCGTCGAGAAGCTACGCCGTTTGAAGAAGAAGTACCGCAACGTCGTCGGCAAAATCAGCGCCGGCAAAGACTTCTCCTTCAAGAGCCCCCACAACAAAGCCACCTTCGAGATCTCCCGCAAGATCTGGAGCAACGAAGACCACAATACCGGCCGATTCGCCGTCGAAGATTCAGTCTTCGATGATGAAGATCCCAATCTCAAAAACCATAATTTCAACTTCAACAATAACGAAGATTTTGCTGAGAAGAAGTCGAATTCCACGCCGAGGCCTCGCAAGC CCCGATCGCAGTCGCAATCTGCGATTCAGAGTGAAGAGAAGCGCACTTCATCGCCGGCGGATAACAAAAGTAACATCAATGATACAAGTAATAATTCTAATTTCGGGGGTTTGATTGAGGAGACGGTGAGGAGTTGTTTGTCGCCGCTGTTTAAGGAGTTGTCGAGCAATGCGATGGGGATTGGGGGGAGAGGGATTGGGCTTGGGTTTGGGGGATTTGGAATGAATGCTATGGCGATGAATATCACGCCTTTGAGTTTTGGTGGTGGAGGAGGGGAAGGGGTGGTGGATGAGAGGTGGAGGAAGCAGCAGATATTGGAGCTAGAGGTGTACTCGAAGCGGTTGGAGTTGGTGCAGGATCAAATTCGAGAGGCGTTGGGCGAGTTAAGGTCAGTGCGACGGTAA
- the LOC121261456 gene encoding rubredoxin → MACATRRPTFSFHISTSFPPPLLPKLSFLHKPNKVGTPFSIDISKEDTPTSSQQPASNPDEPQESQEKFDMRRLEEKFAVLNTGIYECRSCGHKYDEAVGDPSYPIPPGLQFDKLPEDWRCPTCGAAKSFFESKSVEIAGFAQNQQYGLGGNALTSGQKAVIIYGSLLLFFVLFLSGYWLQ, encoded by the exons ATGGCTTGTGCAACAAGAAGACCCACGTTCTCGTTCCACATTTCTACCTCTTTCCCTC CTCCTCTTCTCCCAAAACTCTCATTTCTTCACAAACCCAACAAAGTTGGTACCCCATTCTCCATTGACATCTCCAAAGAAGACACCCCCACCTCCAGCCAACAACCTGCTTCAAACCCTGATGAACCGCAAGAATCACAAGAGAAGTTCGACATGCGCCGACTCGAAGAGAAGTTTGCAGTGTTAAACACGGGTATATACGAGTGCAGGTCTTGTGGCCATAAGTATGATGAAGCTGTGGGAGACCCTTCATATCCAATACCGCCAGGTTTGCAGTTTGATAAGCTGCCCGAGGATTGGAGGTGCCCAACTTGTGGGGCAGCCAAGAGCTTCTTCGAAAGTAAGAGTGTGGAGATTGCGGGATTTGCGCAGAATCAACAGTATGGGCTTGGAGGGAATGCACTGACTTCTGGGCAGAAGGCTGTGATTATATATGGGAGCTTGTTGCTTTTCTTTGTCTTGTTCTTGTCAGGGTACTGGCTGCAATAG